In the genome of Colwellia sp. PAMC 21821, the window TAAACCGATTTTTAACCGGTTATGATTTAGAAAACGTTTTTAATGATGATTTATCGATGGTTGATTTAAGTCGCATTATTACCGGGTCTGAAGGATCGCTAGCGTTTGTTTGTGAAGCTAAATTAAATTTAACACCAATAGCTAACGCTAAAACGCTGATTAATATTAAATATGACAGTTTTGATTCTGCACTGCGCCATTCGCCGCGATTAGTACAAGCTAAAGCGACATCGGTTGAAACTATTGACAGTACCGTGTTGAACTTAGCAAAACAGGATATTGTTTGGCAACTGGTTAGTGATATGTTGCAAGATGTAGATGGCGCCATTATGGATGGCATCAACATGGTGGAATATAACGGCGAAAGTATTGAGAGTGTTGCCGCACAAGTTACCGCGCTATGTGCAGAGCTTGATAAAGATATTGCTAATAAAACAGGTGTTATTGGCTATCAAGTAACGTCAGATCTCGCCAGTATTGGCAAGTTATACACTATGCGCAAGAAAGCCGTTGGCTTGTTGGGTAATACCAAAGGTAGTCAAAAGCCATTAGCATTTGCCGAAGATACCGCTGTTCCGCCAGAAAACTTAGCTGATTATATCGCTGAATTTAGACAATTGCTTGATGGCTATGGTTTACATTACGGTATGTTTGGTCATGTCGATGCTGGGGTTTTACATGTCAGGCCTGCACTTGATATGTGCGATCCTGAACAAGAAATTTTACTCAGAGAAATCTCAGACAAAGTCGTTGCATTAACGGCTAAATATGGCGGTTTAATGTGGGGTGAACATGGTAAAGGGTATCGTAGTGAATATGGTCCTGAATTTTTTGGAGACACTTTATTTACCGAATTAAGAAAAATTAAGGCCGCTTTTGACCCGTTAAATAAAATGAACCCAGGTAAAATTTGTACGCCATTTGATTCCACTGATAAGCTGGTTTCTGTTGATGATACCAAGCGCGGTTTTTACGATAGACAAATACCAATCACAGTAAAAGACTCGTTTAATTCAGCGCTTGACTGCAATGGTAACGGCTTATGCTTTAATTATGACGTGGACAGTCCAATGTGTCCTTCTAGCAAGGTAACGCGTGACCGAAGACACTCGCCAAAAGGCAGAGCTGGCTTGATGCGTGAGTGGTTGCGCTTATTGGAAGCTAAAGGCGTAGATGTTTTAGCCATGGAGAAAAACATACAAAGTTGGTCAGTAAAAAGTCTCCTTGATAAGGTGAAAAATCGCTTTAATAGTCAATTTAATCGTGAAGAGTCTGATGATTTTTCCCACGAAGTTATGGAAGCAATGCAAGGGTGTTTAGCCTGTAAAGCTTGTGCGAGTCAGTGTCCAATTAAAGTCGATGTGCCCGATTTTAGAGCCCGTTTTATTAACCTTTACCACACGCGATACTTTAGACCGTTAAAAGATCACTTAGTGGCAAATGTAGAATCGATGACACCAATAATGGCTAAAGCACCGAAAATAGTGAACAGTGTTTTAGCGTCTAATATTTACGATAAATTATCTCAAATCACTATTGGCTATGTCGACACACCACTGTTGTCGATCCCGACATTAACGCAAAGAATAACGGAGCATCAATTTACTCCCTTTGAATTATCAACACTGCAAAGTATGTCTGTTGATCAACGTGCAAAGTCGTTGCTAATTGTTCAAGACCCATTCACTTCATTTTATGACGCAAAAGTTGTTGAAGACTTTATGCTGTTGGTGAAAAAACTTGGCTTTGATCCGATACTGTTACCCTTTAAGCCAAATGGTAAGCCTCAGCATGTTAAGGGCTTTTTAGACAAGTTTGCAAAAACAGCTAAATCAACGGCTGAATTTTTAAATCAAATTCAGCAACTAGCATTGCCAATGGTGGGTTTAGATGCATCAATGGTGTTATGTTTCAGAGATGAATATAAGCAAATATTAGGTGATAACCGTGGCGATTTTGAAGTAAAACTAGCTCATGAATGGCTAATAACGCTGGTTGATGAAAAAAAGAGTAAGCCAATTGATATCAAGAACAATGTCAACAAAGTAGCTTATAAATTGTTTGCCCATTGTACTGAGAAAACCGCATTAGCCGGCAGTGAAGGGCAGTGGCAGCATATATTCCAACATTTTGGTTTATCTTTATCGAATGTATCTGTGGGTTGTTGTGGTATGGCTGGTACTTATGGTCATGAAAAAGTTAATTTAGAAAACTCTACATCGCTTTATAAGATGAGTTGGCAAAGTAAAGTTGCCGATTTATCCACAGAGCAAGTGCTAGTTACCGGCTATTCTTGTCGCAGTCAAATTAAGCGTTTAGATAACAAAGTAACCTTACATCCGGTTCAAGCCTTACTAAAAGAATTGTAGAATTTATAAGTAAATGTCCTAGTAACAACTGGAAGCCTAGTCTGATATTTATCATATTTAAAAACATTAAAAGCACCTAAAGGTGCTTTTAATGTTTTGATACAATGTTTTAATACTGACAGCTAATAACTGATAGCTAATAACTGTCTATTCAACTATTTAGCGCCATTAGCAATAATGTTACGTGCCATTTCATCGGCAATAAAGCCCGTTGGCATGTTATTCGACGCTGCTGTTGTAAAAACTGTCATCAAAGTGTTGTAAATATTTTCTACTAACTTTGTCGCACTTTTAGCGCAATAAGGTTCAGGGTATATTTCTAATGCCACATTGATAATGCCACCAGCGTTGATAACATAATCAGGTGCATACAAAATACCTTTTTCTAACAAGGCTTTATCATGACGTGATTCAGATAACTGGTTATTAGCACAACCGGCAATGATGCTCGCCTTTAACTGTGCAATACTCTCATCATTAATTGACGCACCAAGCGCACAGGGTGAATATACATCAACATCTTGACTATAAATTTCGTCTAAACCGACCACTGTTGCGTTCAACTCTGTTGCGGCTCTATCTAAGGCAACTGGGTTTATATCTGTCACGAATAATTGTGCACCAGCGGCATGTAGTTTTTCGCAAAGTGAATAACCAACACTCCCAAGGCCTTGTACGGCGACTTTAATGCCGGTTAAGTCGTCTCTGTCTAGCTTAAATTTAACCGCCGCTTTAATGCCTAAGAATGTGCCTAATGCGGTGAACGGTCCTGGATTACCGCTTTTGCCTTCAAGACCAGAAACATAGGCGGTGCTCTGATTAACTATTGCCATGTCACCTGTGGTGATATTAATGTCTTCAGCGGTATAGTAGCGGCCATTTAAATTATTAACCGCATGGCCGAAAGCTTTAAATAACGCTTCAGATTTTAGCGTTTTTGCATCGCCAATAATAACGCCTTTACCACCGCCAAGTTTTAAACCGGCCATGGCATTTTTATATGTCATGCCCTTAGATAAACGTAATACATCTTTCAGCGCTGCTTCATCGCTTGCATAATCCCAAAAACGACACCCACCTGCTGCTGGCCCTAATGCTGTGCTATGAACAGCGATGATGGCTTTCAGCCCTGATGCTTCGTCACTACAATAAACGACTTGTTCATGGTTATCAAAATCTACCAAATCAAAAACGGCCACTATCGAAATCTCCAATCATATTAGATATAGTTAAAGTCTTAATTATGCTTTAACTAGGGTTGTAATAATTCGCTGCGCACAATACCATTTAGGTAAATGCTTCGCTAGTTAAGCCATCAAT includes:
- a CDS encoding amino acid dehydrogenase — protein: MAVFDLVDFDNHEQVVYCSDEASGLKAIIAVHSTALGPAAGGCRFWDYASDEAALKDVLRLSKGMTYKNAMAGLKLGGGKGVIIGDAKTLKSEALFKAFGHAVNNLNGRYYTAEDINITTGDMAIVNQSTAYVSGLEGKSGNPGPFTALGTFLGIKAAVKFKLDRDDLTGIKVAVQGLGSVGYSLCEKLHAAGAQLFVTDINPVALDRAATELNATVVGLDEIYSQDVDVYSPCALGASINDESIAQLKASIIAGCANNQLSESRHDKALLEKGILYAPDYVINAGGIINVALEIYPEPYCAKSATKLVENIYNTLMTVFTTAASNNMPTGFIADEMARNIIANGAK
- a CDS encoding FAD-binding and (Fe-S)-binding domain-containing protein, with the translated sequence MLPRLSPQELVSPLYQEFAKILATKHFSGDINFQYSARLAHATDNSIYQQLPQLVLHPRSKQDIQIITLLGSEDKFNAIKFSARGGGTGTNGQSLTPGIVVDLSKYMNRILEINVEENWVRVEAGVIKDQLNDYLKPYGFFFSPDLSTSNRATVGGMINTDASGQGSLVYGKTSDHVLSLESVLANGELLNTKPQTMAQAQALAKQDSTEAKLMQQVLNTCVDNRALILEKFPRLNRFLTGYDLENVFNDDLSMVDLSRIITGSEGSLAFVCEAKLNLTPIANAKTLINIKYDSFDSALRHSPRLVQAKATSVETIDSTVLNLAKQDIVWQLVSDMLQDVDGAIMDGINMVEYNGESIESVAAQVTALCAELDKDIANKTGVIGYQVTSDLASIGKLYTMRKKAVGLLGNTKGSQKPLAFAEDTAVPPENLADYIAEFRQLLDGYGLHYGMFGHVDAGVLHVRPALDMCDPEQEILLREISDKVVALTAKYGGLMWGEHGKGYRSEYGPEFFGDTLFTELRKIKAAFDPLNKMNPGKICTPFDSTDKLVSVDDTKRGFYDRQIPITVKDSFNSALDCNGNGLCFNYDVDSPMCPSSKVTRDRRHSPKGRAGLMREWLRLLEAKGVDVLAMEKNIQSWSVKSLLDKVKNRFNSQFNREESDDFSHEVMEAMQGCLACKACASQCPIKVDVPDFRARFINLYHTRYFRPLKDHLVANVESMTPIMAKAPKIVNSVLASNIYDKLSQITIGYVDTPLLSIPTLTQRITEHQFTPFELSTLQSMSVDQRAKSLLIVQDPFTSFYDAKVVEDFMLLVKKLGFDPILLPFKPNGKPQHVKGFLDKFAKTAKSTAEFLNQIQQLALPMVGLDASMVLCFRDEYKQILGDNRGDFEVKLAHEWLITLVDEKKSKPIDIKNNVNKVAYKLFAHCTEKTALAGSEGQWQHIFQHFGLSLSNVSVGCCGMAGTYGHEKVNLENSTSLYKMSWQSKVADLSTEQVLVTGYSCRSQIKRLDNKVTLHPVQALLKEL